The Triticum urartu cultivar G1812 chromosome 5, Tu2.1, whole genome shotgun sequence genome contains the following window.
ATATCGGAGATCACGTCACGCCGAAGCAATCAGGGAAGACGCAGCAATAATTCTCCAAGAAACGAACTCGTCTGATGGTAATTGTCACACGGTAAGCCATCCTGTGACACAACAATTTTGGTGTAGATTCAACCCAACTCACACCGCTTGGCGTAGATCAACAACAATTTGTATAGGACAAAGTCAACATTTCAAGTCACAGCTCACAAATTACTAACAAAAAGATGGCGGCATTTCGACTGAAGCGGCTAGCTTAAGCAGCTTCTGTGCTATAGGTCAAAAATGGTAGCCGAACCTACTCCGACAACTTTGTCGACACATTCCTTCCTTGTGCTCTCTGCTTCTCATGGCACAACACAGGGACTAGGACCTGTGATGTGGCACTGTTTGCAGGCCAAGCAAGAGGCTGCTTCCTGATCTTCTTATCGTTCCTGATCTTCACCGGTATCTTGTGCGTCGACAGGTCGACACTTTGAGGGCGGCCAGCACCTCCTCCTGCTTTGAGGCGTCGAGGCTTCGTCCCTGCAGCGCCAACACAGTTTCTCCCCGTGTAGCTCTTCTCCGTGGTAATCACCTGCAAGCGGATGAATCCACGACGCGGTCGCCGAAGATGTGCACCGTCCGCGGGTTGGGCCCGCGGGAGATGACGCAGGTGTAGTCCTCGGACGACAGCCCGTCCTCCGACTCCTCGGCCGCCCCCGCGCGGGCGGCGCGCAGCGGCAGCCATGAGCTCTTGTTCTTGACGCCGAACTCCACGCGCCGGTCCAGGGAGCACGACCTGACAAGAGCCGGCGCCTGCGCTCTGACGGTGCTCCGGAGGACGCTCTTCCTCCGCTGGGCCTCGTGGGCGCAGTCGAGCACGTCGGCGAGCCCGTGCGGGCCCGCGCACCCGTCGCACCACGGCCGGCGCTTGCCCCCGCCGGCGTCCACGGTCGAGCCGAAGGCCGCTGATGCGTCCAGCACGGAGGTCGGGCTCATGGCGTAGGCGGCCGTCGTCTCGGAGTCCCGCGCGGGGCTCCCAGTGATGACCGCGGCGCGGTCGCCGGCAGGGAGCGACGACGAGTGAAGCAGCCTCGGCGCGGCGAACAACGGCGCGCGAGCAGCAAAAGCAACAGTAGCAGCAGCCTTGCCGCCGGCGTCGCACGGGGCCGTGGAAGAGTTGCCGGCGTGCTGCGCGCATGCGGCGCCGTTCATGGACCTGGACCTCCTCCTGAGGATCATCTCCTGGACCTTGGATCTGAACATGTCAAGAGCCAGCCTGACAGAAGAGCCAAACCCCGACGCTTCCCTCCCGGAAAGAACCGATCAGCGGCTTGCAGCAGAGAAGATCAAGCAAGCGCAAGCTAGCTGGTGAATTGTTCCTTCCCTCTCGAGTGTCACCGGGCGAGAAGAAGACGAAGATgacgagggagagagagagagagaggtgtggGAGATGGCAATGGGGGCGGGTGGTGATCTTAAAGAAGGGCCGGGCCGGGCTCCCCCTCTCGGACTCCACTGATGTCATCGTAGGTTTGGTTTGTGTGTGCTCTGCTTGCTTCCAAAACTGCATGTCCCTATCGTCAGTTTTATCACCACTGCAAATATTTCTCTTCTTTTTGTAGAAGAGAGTTTGCGATCGTTTTCAGTTTTCACTGGCCTGGGCTGGGCTGGGCTGGGCGTCTTGTTGTGTGTGTGGCGACGAACCGTGCCCAATTAGCGAGCGCTATGCACACAAGGACGGATTCCATGATGAATGGCAGGTGGATTTGCTGTCGACCAACGGGAGGTGCGGCAGAATCCCCCAATTCGCCGGTGCTGGGTCACACGATATTCAATCATTGATCCCGCCATTGTTCGAATTGAAAGATTTAGAGTCCACAGACTTTAGAAATAAGCGATTCTTTGATTGGCCCATTTCTTAATTTCGGTGTCTCTCCCTTTTCTCTGCTCGCGAGAGCATTGCGCAGAAAT
Protein-coding sequences here:
- the LOC125510585 gene encoding uncharacterized protein LOC125510585 gives rise to the protein MFRSKVQEMILRRRSRSMNGAACAQHAGNSSTAPCDAGGKAAATVAFAARAPLFAAPRLLHSSSLPAGDRAAVITGSPARDSETTAAYAMSPTSVLDASAAFGSTVDAGGGKRRPWCDGCAGPHGLADVLDCAHEAQRRKSVLRSTVRAQAPALVRSCSLDRRVEFGVKNKSSWLPLRAARAGAAEESEDGLSSEDYTCVISRGPNPRTVHIFGDRVVDSSACR